The Methanobacterium formicicum DSM 3637 genomic interval GCGCCACAAACATTTGTATGGGGTTATAAAACCACTTATACCGTGGGAATCAAGACTTCAAATGGTTTAGAAATCAGAACAGGTGGAAAAAACGGTAAAGTAGTGAATGTAATCTCAGAATCAGATATAAACAATAATACTGTTCCCCATGATTATGTTAGTGTTAGCACCACCAAGAAATGGTATAGCAACGCAGATACAGGGGACTATATTATCATGGATTATTCCCTGAATGGGTTCAACGATGGACGTAACCCAATCACACCGGATAATATAAAGAAATTCTTCGGACAGAGTGTAGTGGATTACATGGAAAATTATCCATCTGGTTCCCCAATAATGGCATATAGTGGTTCTCAAAGTGAAACTACAGTTGCCAGTTACTCCGAATCGCTAGGATCTTACCCTGAGTATGGTGATGCTGCCCGTTCTTACAATGCCAAGCAATTCGCAACAGGATGGAACGGTACAATAATACCTCCAAAAACTTCATCCAGTGGAAAACTCAATATAGGCTACCAGCCAATCGCTGATCCAAACGCCACCAGTACTGGAGGGTATGCAACCCACGGAGTCTGTCCCGCAGGCAGATCACTACGTGGCGCAGTTACATCACTGGGCCTCGGATTACCCAGTGGTATGGCCTGGGGTGAACTGTCAGTTCCATATGGTGTCAGCCCCACCGAAGGAATTAAAATTTATAACAGCCAGAATTATCCTATAAAGATTTTAATGTGGACAGAAGGAAGTGATTCCAGTACTGTTATTTACACCAGAATAGTTAAACTTGGTTAAATTTAAACCCAATTAGATTAGTTAAACCCAATTAGATTAAACTCAGTTTGGGTAGGGTTAATTTAACCTAGTTTATTCCTTTTTAACCTTTATTTCACATTGAGTACAGGAGACTTTCCATGAAAGGAGTATCATGCATTATAACTGCAGCCGGCAAAAACAGACGAATGAGGGAGGACCTTCAAAGTAGGGGAATGGAGATAAAGCATAAATTACTTCTTGAGATCAAAGATGAAGCTTTAATAAGTTTCACAGTTAAAAAGGCCTTACAAACAGGGGCAGATGAATGTATCGTTGTTTTAGGTCATTTCATGGATGAATTGTATCCTACATTGAATGAAATACACGATTCACGACTGCGTATCATTGAAAACTTGGACGTGAATGTGGAATTATCCCAGACAGTTCTAAATGGAGTGGTTAACTCCAGATACGATTACTGTTTGTGTCTGGCAGGGGACCAGCCCACAGTAACCCAAAAAACTATGGAAAATCTCATCAATCAACTTTTAAACAGCTCGGAACCTGAGAATACGATTTCCATCCTGGCTCGTGGGAAAACAGGTTATTTGGATAGTGCTAAGGGTTTGGGAATGCCTTTTGCCTGTCACTCCTCATTATTAAAACGTTACCTTAAGGGTGAAGATGATAACCTGAATCCTATCCTGCGGAGAATGGTAGCAGATGGAGTGGCATTATATGCTGTGCCTGAAGAAAATGAACTGGAACTGGTCAATATAAATAGATATGATGATTATATTTTAGTTCGGGATAGAATTAATGAGTAGTTAAACGTTCAATACCTTAGAATCATTTTATTAAATGATTATTTTATGGAATAAGTGTATTATTAAACAATTTATTTTAATTTATTTTGAATAAAAACCTTTAAAAAAACTAGAATCCATAATAAAACTAGAAATAATAGGGAAAATGTTTTAAGCTCCATTTGTGGAGTTGTTATGTTCACATACGGAGTTTTTCCGTGTTATCGAATCTTTCCCTATTAAAATATTCTTAGTAAAAAATCAATATTTGTTAAATCTTTTCCAGAGCATTAACCACACAGCCAATGTTTTCTCCAGTAAGACCAATTACAACCTCATCTTCTTTTATATCGGAATACTGGCGAGAGCCGCTGCACCCCAGGGTGATGTTGGGTCTGCGACGTAGGAATGGACCCGCAACAGAGTCAGCACATATGGATTGTATGCCTGCAAAGTCCGCTTCCACTCTACCACCCATGGTGTATACAAGAGCTTGTGAGAGTTTCATTGCCTGAGCAGGGTTTCCTATAACTACAATAACATCTGGATCGAAGTTAGCTTTCTCCAATGGAGCATAAGCCAGGGCGTACATTATGGGGTCAATCTTGGGTATGTCTTCCATGGTTTTTCTGGCAGCACCAACACTGGAAAAACGACCCAGCCCATAGTAAAATTCACCGGTCTTTATTTTCTCAGGAGCTTCCATAAGTCCCAGTGCTGCTGCTCCACCTTTACACTGCTGCTCGTTAGATGTTGCATAAAAAATATCCCCACTACTGGCCTTAAAAACAAATTCACAGTGCCTCATATTTTCATCTGATTTAGGTATACCTTCGGGAATGTCTTTCTCATCTAAAATGAATTTAATGGCAACTGGAGATCTTTTAAGGCCCAGATTCTCAATTAATTTCTGTGATATTAAATAATATTCCCCTGATTCGCAACCACACGTATCTTGTTCACTCATAATAGTTCACCTCAAACATAGATTTGAAGGTGCCAACTAAAAATTTTTTCTATATAAAATTCTAACCATGAATTAATTGTCCAGATTATAACAAGAATTAATTGTCCAGATTATAACAAGAATTAATTTGTTTAGATACCAACCTGATAAAATTAAGATAGGAATAACTAATTAAAAACAGAAAATAAGAATAAATAATGAAATGTGGGGAATTAGAATAAAAAACTAAGAATAATGAAAGTTAAATAGTTTTTATTCCTTCTACAATCTCAGAAATCTTTTCTTTGATGTTGGAAGTATTCTCCACCACGGTCCCGGTTACTATGATATCTGCACCAGCTTGAGCTACTTTTTTTGCATCTTCACCAGTTCGTATACCTCCACCAACCAGTACCATGTGGTTGGTGAACATTTTAACCTTCTGAATCATTTCATCAGGAATTATCTGTTCTGCCCCGGAACCTGCTTCCAGATAGAATAATCTCATTCCCAAAAACTCTGCAGCCATGGCATAAGCTGTGGCAATATCTGGTTTGTTACGGGGGATTAATTTAGCATCTCCCACCCATCCTGCAGTTCCACCCGGTTGGACAATCACGTATCCCATGGGGATGGTTTCGATTCCAATCTTTTTAATTTTTGGAGAGCCCAGTGCCTGTGCACCAATAATCCAGTAAGGATTGGTTGAATTGAGTAAGCTCATGAAAAATATGGCATCAGCATAAGTGCTCACCCCGGTGGTGTTACCTGGGAACAGGATGATGGGAACTTCCAGGTTTTCCTGGAGTATTTTTGCAGTTGCGTCCAGATCCTGGGAGTCGGTGGTGGATCCACCCAGCATAATACCATCAGTACCCCCAGCAACCGCTTCTGTAGCAATTTCCAGGGCCTTTTCAGGGTCCTGTTCCTCTGGATCAAGAAGGGTTAGGTGAACCTTCCCCTTCTTCAGGGATTCTCTTAAATATTCTTCAACTTTCATCAAGATCACACCCTAAATTAGTATTAAATGTGTAAAAAACCATGAATATCTCAATCATTTTGAAAATGTATTTAAACACAGTTATTGATTACGTGTGGCTAAACACTCCATGAATGAATAAAATAAATAAAAAAATGGATTTTTACCCCAATTCCGAGAAGAAAAAAATCTCCACAGAATAAGGGGAGAGGAGTATTATCCTCTTGGTTCTTTGGCTTTGAATCTCAAGCCCTTGTATCCACACTTACGACAGGTCTTGGCTGTTGGTGGGTTTCGAGCGTTACATTTGAGACAAATCTTGATCTTGAATATTCTGTTTTCTGCTTCTTCGAATCTAGCCATTATTTAGCCTCCTATGAATTCATTCTGAATATCTACAACTTCCCTGCTACTACGAGCCTGGGAATAAGCCTCTAAGAGCTCATGATTAAGCTCCAGAAAATGAGGTCCCCACTTGAAGTGGGACATAATCTGAATAGCATTATCTTTAAGCCCCACTATATATAAGGTTGCTGCCACAGCCTCAGCAGTGGACAGTATACATGGTTTACCATAGTTGGTGGGATTGGCCGCCACCAGGAAAGGAAGGGAACGGTGGGTCGAAGTGCCCCTGAACATGGCCGATGACTTGTCAATCCGCTTCCATGAGCAATCAAGCCCTACAATACCTTTTTTAACAACTAACTCATGGTCTTCTGGTGACACTGACTTTGTTGAAAAGGGATCCAATACTAAAGCCCCTCGTGGTATCTGGTTAAGACGGCTGACCATCTGGATCTGATTCAACTTGGCCAGTTTACGAGTGGTGCATTTTTTTGGATCGCACTGTTCTGCGTGGTATATAACTACTTTATGAGGCATAGAATCAAAATTTAAAGATTTTAATTGTTATTCAATTGAATTTTTTGGGGTTATTATAATTTCTTATCAGCCAATTTAAGTTAACACTCCACAATAATAACCTTAAATTATCTATTTGAATTTATGGTATTTAGTCTTTTTAGAAAAATTTCAAAATAAAATGTTATTATATAAAAATCCATTATCTCCATTACAAATCCATTAATATAAATATAATTCCATAAATTAATTTTATCATATATTAGATGTTTTCTCGTTCATTGTCCAGTATTCGTGCCATAACCATGCCTGGATTTTTCAGCTCTTCCAGATCATAGTAACGTCCCCCTGCAGCCAGGGCCAGTTCCATATTTATTTCATGACCATAACGCACTGATTGCTCAAAGTTAATTACCAGTGTGTGTATTTCCTTTTCTTTTATTTCCTCAGCAATTTTAAGGGCATCTTTCAAGGGCCCCTCTTCCAGGCCAATATTAGGCATACCATCCGAAAGTACAATGAGTAGTGGTACAAATTCTTCTTTTAATTTCTCCTTTTTAAGAATTTCCAGACCTTTTTTCATCCCTGCCGCCAGTGGAGTTGTTCCTCCCACCTGGATGTTGTCCACCTGCTCACGGAAGGATGTAGCTCTGCTGGTAGTTGGAATAATTATCTCTGCTTCCTGTCCCTTAAATCCAATAACACTTATCCTGTCCTGATGGCGATGTGCATCCTCAATAACAGTGTTTAAAATTCCCTTCAACCGGTTTGCTTTGCGATCAGAGAACATGGACCCACTGATGTCCACCACCATAACAATAGATGCTTTAGCACCATGTTTACGGATTTTATGACGCAAATCTTCACTTTTAACATTAATTTCACCATGAGAACCCAGAGCTGCTGCCCTTAAAGTTGCGTCAATTGCAATATCCCCTGAAGGGTCCTTGGGAAGTTTACTTTTAATATAACGACCTTTTTGAGTTTTTGAATCAATTCGCTTACCGTAAAGACGTTTTTTCTTTTTCCCCTTAATTTTAAGGAGTTTTTTCACGTCAACCTCTTCTTCCTGGGATTCAACAGCCTGTTCATCCTTTTTAAGTGTTTTAAGTTTCATTCCCCTCTTTTTCTGTTCACTTTCTATTTGTTCTGGGGCTTTTTTTTATCATCCCCTTTATTTTCTTCATCAGAAATTTCATTTACAGCATTTTTTATTTGCTTTTTTATTTTATCCTCATCCAATGATTTTTTATGGAACCTTTCCCCCAAAACCAGAGCTGTTGCCTCTTCAACATCAATATATTCAACTTCATGATGTTTATAATATGCTGCCAGTGTTTTTGATGTCTTTAAAATAGCAATATCCGCACGATGACCGTCTACTCCCATATCTACACAGAGTTGAGCTATTACTTTCATCATATCCTGTGAAACCTCAACTTCCTTGAGGAGTTTCCTGGCTTTGATAATATTTTCTAGTATCTGGTTTTGATATTTCTGGAATTCTTCCCGGAAGGTGTTTGGATCTTTCTCAAAGGATTCTCTCCTTTGCATGATCTTAACTCGGTCATCTATATCAAGGATGCTTTGAACCGAAATTTGCAAACCTATCCTATCGGATAACTGCGGTCTGAGCTCTCCTTCAGCTGGATTCATAGTTCCCACCAGTATGAAGTTGGAAGGGTGGACCAGTGAGATGCCCTCACGTTCCACAGTGTTTATTCCATAAGCAGCAGCATCTAATAACACGTCTACCAGGTTGTCATCCAGGAGGTTTATTTCATCAACATACAAAATGTTACGGTTTGCATCGGCAAGTATACCTGGTTCTAATGCTTTCATTCCCTCTTTTAGTGCCTTTTCAATGTTAATTGACCCCACTACCCTGTCTTCAGTGGCGCCTAATGGTAGTTCCACCACCCTCATTTTCTTCTCCTCAACCTGGATCTCTCCGGATTCATCCATCTTACAGGAATCACAGAAAGAGGTTGGATCATCAGGATCACAGTTAAAAGGACACCCTTTAACAACTTTTAATGGAGGTAAAAGATCTGCCAGAGCCCTTACTGCCGTGGTTTTTCCAGTTCCTTTATCACCCTTAATAAGCACCCCACCAATCGATGGGTTGATTGCATTCAATACCAGGGCTTTTTTAACTTTTTCTTGACCAACAATAGCTGAAAATGGGAAAATCAGGTTTTTCAATAGTCTCACCATCGCAATAGAAACATGAATTCCATTAATTAAATTTATGGATTTTTAAAGTGTTTTAAGTGTTATTACTATTATTTTTTATAGAATAAATAGTGTACCATACTGGTTCCAGTAAATCTTTATAGTTATCATCAATTGACATATATTCTGAGAATTACCCGGTTATACACATAAATATCCAGTTTATAATGATAAATATCCACTTATACACATAGATATCCAATTTAGGTGAGTTATCTTGAAAATTTAATTCCAAAAAACTAAATATTATTGATTACATAGAATGTATGGTGATATATAATGTGCACTGTAGGCGGCCCTATGGCTGACATTAAAATGAAAAAACTTAAAACTAAAAAATATCGTTGTTTAGACTGTGATAATGAATTTAAAGGTATTGGAAGAAGAGTTGTTTGCCCTTCCTGCCAGTCAGACAATGTAGAAGAAGTATAATCATCATAATAACTCGAACTCCCATGGTAGAAAAAATTCACCTTAAAAATAATGAAATTATTTTTTTAAAGGGAAGCTCAGGGACAGTTGGAGTGGCCAAGTTTGGAAAAACAGGACATATATTTATCGGAACTCCTGATAAAGAAGAAATTGTCATGTTTTTAGAGCCGGATGATATTATTGCTGTTTCTAGCCTAAAATCTGAGCCACAAAGCGAAGATGGAATAAGATCATTAATTTTTTTATTGAGGGAAATGGGAGCTCCTTTAGTGGTTTTGCCATCTGATCATCCCACTTCACAGAGATTATCCATGGTAGCCAGTTGTGGGGAAAAAGTTCGCCTGGATTGCCAGATCACACCCGGGACCCACCCTGAACAGGACATACTATGCGCATGTGATGATCTTTCAGGAGTAGAGATTAAAGGAGTTAATGGAGGATTAGAGGTTACTGGCCCCCTAAAAGAATTTAAAGTAGAAAAATTTTACAGTAGAAAATTTTCAAGGGGATACCACCATGACTGACTTATCCTGAAGACTAACTTAATATAAATATATGAACAATGAAGTGTTAGTTAATAACCAGTTTAATATAACATAATAAATAAATGGTATGGCACTTGACATCCCTATTTAATTTCCATATTTTCAAAGGATAATTGAGATAATCCATTCTTTGTTAAGGATAGATTCCTAAAATGGTTCCCAAATAAGGATACTTGTTTCAAATGATTTCTAAATAAAACTAATACACATATTAGCGAATTGAAATATTCATTTCAAAACTTTTAACAAGAGATAATATT includes:
- a CDS encoding NTP transferase domain-containing protein; amino-acid sequence: MKGVSCIITAAGKNRRMREDLQSRGMEIKHKLLLEIKDEALISFTVKKALQTGADECIVVLGHFMDELYPTLNEIHDSRLRIIENLDVNVELSQTVLNGVVNSRYDYCLCLAGDQPTVTQKTMENLINQLLNSSEPENTISILARGKTGYLDSAKGLGMPFACHSSLLKRYLKGEDDNLNPILRRMVADGVALYAVPEENELELVNINRYDDYILVRDRINE
- a CDS encoding DUF169 domain-containing protein, yielding MSEQDTCGCESGEYYLISQKLIENLGLKRSPVAIKFILDEKDIPEGIPKSDENMRHCEFVFKASSGDIFYATSNEQQCKGGAAALGLMEAPEKIKTGEFYYGLGRFSSVGAARKTMEDIPKIDPIMYALAYAPLEKANFDPDVIVVIGNPAQAMKLSQALVYTMGGRVEADFAGIQSICADSVAGPFLRRRPNITLGCSGSRQYSDIKEDEVVIGLTGENIGCVVNALEKI
- a CDS encoding geranylgeranylglyceryl/heptaprenylglyceryl phosphate synthase, encoding MKVEEYLRESLKKGKVHLTLLDPEEQDPEKALEIATEAVAGGTDGIMLGGSTTDSQDLDATAKILQENLEVPIILFPGNTTGVSTYADAIFFMSLLNSTNPYWIIGAQALGSPKIKKIGIETIPMGYVIVQPGGTAGWVGDAKLIPRNKPDIATAYAMAAEFLGMRLFYLEAGSGAEQIIPDEMIQKVKMFTNHMVLVGGGIRTGEDAKKVAQAGADIIVTGTVVENTSNIKEKISEIVEGIKTI
- a CDS encoding 50S ribosomal protein L40e is translated as MARFEEAENRIFKIKICLKCNARNPPTAKTCRKCGYKGLRFKAKEPRG
- a CDS encoding DUF367 family protein, which translates into the protein MPHKVVIYHAEQCDPKKCTTRKLAKLNQIQMVSRLNQIPRGALVLDPFSTKSVSPEDHELVVKKGIVGLDCSWKRIDKSSAMFRGTSTHRSLPFLVAANPTNYGKPCILSTAEAVAATLYIVGLKDNAIQIMSHFKWGPHFLELNHELLEAYSQARSSREVVDIQNEFIGG
- a CDS encoding VWA domain-containing protein, whose amino-acid sequence is MKLKTLKKDEQAVESQEEEVDVKKLLKIKGKKKKRLYGKRIDSKTQKGRYIKSKLPKDPSGDIAIDATLRAAALGSHGEINVKSEDLRHKIRKHGAKASIVMVVDISGSMFSDRKANRLKGILNTVIEDAHRHQDRISVIGFKGQEAEIIIPTTSRATSFREQVDNIQVGGTTPLAAGMKKGLEILKKEKLKEEFVPLLIVLSDGMPNIGLEEGPLKDALKIAEEIKEKEIHTLVINFEQSVRYGHEINMELALAAGGRYYDLEELKNPGMVMARILDNERENI
- a CDS encoding ATP-binding protein, with product MRLLKNLIFPFSAIVGQEKVKKALVLNAINPSIGGVLIKGDKGTGKTTAVRALADLLPPLKVVKGCPFNCDPDDPTSFCDSCKMDESGEIQVEEKKMRVVELPLGATEDRVVGSINIEKALKEGMKALEPGILADANRNILYVDEINLLDDNLVDVLLDAAAYGINTVEREGISLVHPSNFILVGTMNPAEGELRPQLSDRIGLQISVQSILDIDDRVKIMQRRESFEKDPNTFREEFQKYQNQILENIIKARKLLKEVEVSQDMMKVIAQLCVDMGVDGHRADIAILKTSKTLAAYYKHHEVEYIDVEEATALVLGERFHKKSLDEDKIKKQIKNAVNEISDEENKGDDKKKPQNK